A window from Agelaius phoeniceus isolate bAgePho1 chromosome 13, bAgePho1.hap1, whole genome shotgun sequence encodes these proteins:
- the SEC11A gene encoding signal peptidase complex catalytic subunit SEC11A isoform X2, which translates to MLSLDFLDDVRRMNKRQLYYQVLNFGMIVSSALMIWKGLMVVTGSESPIVVVLSGSMEPAFHRGDLLFLTNRIEDPIRVGEIVVFRIEGREIPIVHRVLKIHEKQNGDIKFLTKGDNNAVDDRGLYKQGQHWLEKKDVVGRARGFVPYIGIVTILMNDYPKFKYAVLFLLGLFVLVHRE; encoded by the exons atGCTGTCGCTGGACTTTCTGGACGATGTGCGGCGCATGAACAAGCGGCAG CTGTACTACCAGGTGCTGAACTTCGGCATGATCGTGTCCTCCGCCCTCATGATCTGGAAGGGGCTCATGGTGGTGACGGGCAGCGAGAGCCCCATCGTGGTGGTGCTGAG TGGGAGTATGGAGCCTGCTTTCCACAGAGGAGATCTCCTGTTCCTCACCAACCGCATTGAAGATCCGATCAGAGTGGGAGAAATCGTTGTCTTCAGGATAGAAGGAAGGGAAATCCCCATAGTCCATCGTGTCCTGAAAATCCATGAGAA GCAAAATGGAGACATCAAATTTCTGACAAAGGGAGACAACAATGCTGTGGATGACAGAGGGCTCTACAAGCAGGGGCAGCACTGGCTGGAGAAGAAGGATGTAGTAGGACGAGCAAGAGG ATTTGTGCCCTACATTGGAATAGTGACTATCTTAATGAACGATTATCCAAAATTTAAG TATGCAGTCCTCTTTTTACTGGGTTTATTTGTGCTGGTCCATCGAGAGTAG
- the SEC11A gene encoding signal peptidase complex catalytic subunit SEC11A isoform X1 — MLSLDFLDDVRRMNKRQLYYQVLNFGMIVSSALMIWKGLMVVTGSESPIVVVLSGSMEPAFHRGDLLFLTNRIEDPIRVGEIVVFRIEGREIPIVHRVLKIHEKQNGDIKFLTKGDNNAVDDRGLYKQGQHWLEKKDVVGRARGFVPYIGIVTILMNDYPKFKVRALLFPACFSHPSYNSFMRTQAEPCALQVLLM, encoded by the exons atGCTGTCGCTGGACTTTCTGGACGATGTGCGGCGCATGAACAAGCGGCAG CTGTACTACCAGGTGCTGAACTTCGGCATGATCGTGTCCTCCGCCCTCATGATCTGGAAGGGGCTCATGGTGGTGACGGGCAGCGAGAGCCCCATCGTGGTGGTGCTGAG TGGGAGTATGGAGCCTGCTTTCCACAGAGGAGATCTCCTGTTCCTCACCAACCGCATTGAAGATCCGATCAGAGTGGGAGAAATCGTTGTCTTCAGGATAGAAGGAAGGGAAATCCCCATAGTCCATCGTGTCCTGAAAATCCATGAGAA GCAAAATGGAGACATCAAATTTCTGACAAAGGGAGACAACAATGCTGTGGATGACAGAGGGCTCTACAAGCAGGGGCAGCACTGGCTGGAGAAGAAGGATGTAGTAGGACGAGCAAGAGG ATTTGTGCCCTACATTGGAATAGTGACTATCTTAATGAACGATTATCCAAAATTTAAGGTAAGAGCTCTTCTATTTCCTGCCTGCTTTTCCCACCCCAGCTACAATTCCTTCATGAGAACACAGGCAGaaccctgtgccctgcaggttTTGCTGATGTAG